A portion of the Corynebacterium ammoniagenes DSM 20306 genome contains these proteins:
- a CDS encoding S1 family peptidase, with translation MRCMPHLKRVLVGSAFAGAFFIGAPAAGAADAGAAELPNPVVDSAGFVDHVRGELSSVGVDTPEVDAQVTDAVDDALNQVVPQVPEVPEAPAVPSAPAAPVAPAAPAVPEVPELPVLPEVEATQEFATDLYDQAEALTNPNPIGLQELTQPEFKPVQVDPNYVWRNDMFSKVAAGKPFDDFVLHRAPGSFFDAPRVPEESNRAMTQGKSLYGPGTPIYINDQTMCTLTMAGTDAESRKVGVTAGHCAEVGDSVASADSWQVGPTGTVVSKNAALDYSVIEFGSDAEVTNSYNGVTAHGVGSDVQPGDVVCKRGVATGTTCGMTLMKDDKIQLNQVCATVGDSGAPVFRNGQIVGAISGGIRPGNIGVSCITPLQGALHVPTVVSNSDAVIADMNRRGGVGAGFKLA, from the coding sequence ATGCGCTGTATGCCGCACCTAAAAAGAGTCTTAGTGGGCTCGGCCTTTGCAGGTGCCTTTTTTATTGGAGCCCCAGCTGCCGGAGCGGCGGATGCCGGAGCTGCTGAACTACCGAATCCGGTCGTTGACTCGGCGGGGTTTGTAGATCATGTTCGTGGGGAGTTGTCATCTGTCGGCGTGGATACCCCTGAGGTGGACGCACAGGTCACCGATGCGGTCGATGATGCGCTCAACCAGGTAGTACCGCAGGTGCCCGAGGTACCTGAGGCCCCGGCAGTGCCGTCGGCGCCAGCGGCACCGGTCGCGCCGGCTGCGCCGGCAGTTCCGGAGGTGCCAGAGCTTCCGGTGCTTCCGGAGGTTGAGGCAACGCAAGAGTTTGCCACGGACTTGTATGACCAGGCGGAGGCGCTGACTAATCCGAACCCGATTGGTCTGCAGGAATTGACCCAGCCGGAGTTCAAGCCAGTGCAGGTGGATCCGAACTACGTGTGGCGCAATGACATGTTTTCCAAGGTTGCTGCCGGCAAGCCTTTCGATGACTTCGTCTTACACCGCGCGCCAGGGTCCTTCTTTGATGCACCACGCGTGCCCGAAGAATCCAACCGGGCGATGACGCAGGGCAAATCACTGTATGGCCCAGGCACTCCGATCTACATCAATGATCAGACCATGTGCACGCTGACGATGGCTGGCACCGATGCCGAAAGCCGCAAGGTCGGCGTGACCGCGGGACACTGCGCTGAAGTCGGCGATTCGGTAGCGTCTGCTGATTCTTGGCAGGTTGGCCCCACCGGCACCGTGGTGTCAAAGAATGCTGCGTTGGACTACTCCGTGATTGAATTTGGCTCTGATGCAGAAGTCACCAATTCCTATAACGGTGTGACCGCGCATGGTGTTGGCAGCGATGTGCAGCCCGGTGATGTCGTGTGCAAGCGCGGCGTAGCTACGGGCACTACCTGCGGTATGACCTTGATGAAGGACGATAAGATCCAACTCAATCAGGTCTGTGCCACCGTCGGTGATTCCGGTGCGCCAGTATTTCGCAATGGCCAGATTGTAGGCGCCATCTCCGGCGGCATCCGCCCAGGCAACATAGGCGTATCCTGCATTACGCCGTTGCAAGGTGCACTCCATGTTCCCACCGTGGTTTCGAATTCTGATGCGGTAATCGCAGATATGAATCGTCGTGGGGGAGTAGGCGCAGGCTTTAAGCTGGCCTAG